The following proteins are co-located in the Delphinus delphis chromosome 5, mDelDel1.2, whole genome shotgun sequence genome:
- the LOC132425622 gene encoding guanine nucleotide exchange factor subunit RIC1-like, producing HPSTHPSIHPPTHPSIHPSIHPSTHPSTHPSIHPPIHPPIHPSTHPSIHPSTHPSIHPSTHPSIHPPIHPSSIHPPIHPSTHPSIHPSIHPPTHPPIHPPIHPSIHPSTHPSIHPPIHPPIHPSIHPSTHPSTHPSTHPSTHPPIHPPIHPSTHPSTHPSIHPSIHPSIHPPIHPPIHPST from the exons catccatccacccacccatccatccatccacccacccatccatccatccacccatccatccacccatccacccatccatccacccacccatccatccacccacccatccatccacccatccacccatccacccacccatccatccacccatccacccatccatccatccacccatccacccatccatccatccatccacccatccatccatcct ccatccatccacccatccacccatccacccatccatccatccatccatccatccacccacccacccatccacccatccatccacccatccacccatccatccacccatccacccatccatccatccatccacccatccatccacccatccacccatccatccacccatccacccacccatccacccacccatccacccacccatccacccatccacccatccatccacccatccatccatccacccatccatccacccatccatccatccatccatccatccatccatccatccatccacccatccacccacccatccatccatccacc